In Penicillium psychrofluorescens genome assembly, chromosome: 5, a single window of DNA contains:
- a CDS encoding uncharacterized protein (ID:PFLUO_007484-T1.cds;~source:funannotate) has protein sequence MVCSKCQKKLKSTELATPGVKRKNEMYYGSPASTVGGAAKGNKTTIGSTGVGKSKLLSSKAKNPYAAYSSSCEFCKTKTEQGKKYCQRCAYQRNACAMCGKSLTGKSTKDQPVVQGQKFTLK, from the exons ATGGTCTGCTCCAAATgccagaagaagctgaaaTCCACCGAGCTAGCCACGCCAGGCGTCAAGCGCAAAAATGAAATGTACTACGGGTCTCCGGCCAGCACTGTCGGAGGCGCGGCGAAGGGGAATAAGACGACGATAGGATCGACTGGTGTTGGCAAG AGCAAGCTCCTTAGCTCCAAGGCGAAGAATCCCTATGCGGCTTACTCGTCTTCTTGTGAATTTTGCAAGACGAAGACGGAGCAGGGGAAGAAATATTGCCAGCGGTGTGCATATCAAAGGAACG CCTGTGCCATGTGCGGCAAGAGTTTGACCGGCAAGTCAACCAAAGACCAGCCAGTTGTCCAGGGTCAGAAATTTACTTTAAAGTAA
- a CDS encoding uncharacterized protein (ID:PFLUO_007485-T1.cds;~source:funannotate), with product MLSPRCYSGYDDYYTSSWPWDRETKPGAYLAYDPKYMHMSIAELAMTASTGAAMLGFLIWSCGIRRRTNFLSKRRPLPMGGIRSALICGILANLLSCIYIGVAVGQDVVKEYFLITSMMQDFFNHISQCLIFYVFYSLIHRFLDGLTDLGRPYAAVRIFHWIFLGVLFAMGITCFAIGVVNTVYYVTEHPLPQVITAAEKLYTANAILLFVASLDVLVWSVLVTVKGGSDRFRSRNAAISLIIGAFFYFALSLMWTFLSIRFDLFYDKYTSPEYLGLLESVLQFVFYVGTYVGIFWCCVKWESLTPQDSAWQAQKGSYPHQQQPYQQPFYPSTGQCPPQHGP from the exons ATGCTGTCGCCTCGGTGTTATAGCGGCTACGATGATTACTATACCAGCTCATGGCCCTGGGATCGGGAGACCAAACCCGGGGCATACCTTGCATATGACCCCAAATACATGCACATGTCCATCGCGGAACTTGCCATGACTGCCTCGACCGGGGCCGCCATGTTGGGCTTCCTCATCTGGAGCTGCGGGATCCGCCGGCGTACAAACTTCCTGTCCAAGAGGCGTCCGCTGCCGATGGGCGGGATCAGGTCTGCTCTGATCTGTGGGATTTT GGCGAACCTCCTGAGCTGCATCTATATCGGTGTCGCCGTTGGCCAAGACGTCGTGAAAGAATACTTTCTAATCACTTCCATGATGCAAGATTTCTTCAACCACATCTCGCAGTGTCTCATCTTCTACGTGTTCTACAGCCTGATCCATCGGTTCCTCGACGGCCTCACCGATCTGGGCCGGCCGTATGCCGCCGTGCGTATCTTCCACTGGATATTTTTGGGGGTTCTGTTCGCAATGGGCATAACGTGCTTTGCCATCGGTGTTGTCAACACAGTGTATTATGTCACAGAGCACCCTCTGCCGCAGGTCATAACTGCTGCCGAAAAGCTGTATACTGCCAACGCAATTCTCCTCTTCGTGGCTTCGTTGGATGTTTTGGTCTGGTCTGTTCTTGTGACTGTCAAAGGAGGTAGCGATCGGTTTAGGTCAAGG AATgccgccatctccctcatcatcggcgctTTCTTCTACTTTGCACTCAGCCTGATGTggacttttctttctatCCGATTCGACCTGTTCTATGACAAGTACACCTCACCAGAATACCTGGGTCTGCTGGAGTCTGTTCTCCAATTTGTTTTCTACGTGGGGACCTACGTTGGCATTTTTTGGTGCTGTGTGAAATGGGAATCCCTCACCCCTCAGGACAGTGCTTGGCAGGCACAGAAGGGTTCGTATCcccatcagcagcagccgtACCAGCAGCCGTTCTATCCATCCACGGGACAGTGTCCGCCGCAGCATGGTCCTTGA
- a CDS encoding uncharacterized protein (ID:PFLUO_007486-T1.cds;~source:funannotate) yields the protein MPPEGSSFTTLNLPPEFSLPQCMEYFTLSAGPNTDLWRKPPNGDTSTAPIVFTSLRHPFVVAEVTVSADWEMEWHQGGLVIFAGAAPQPFSSNSVPSVTCRSSPLPPCKWVKAGMEFSGGTVNASSVSAAADGADWCLSSLAQPAGGMGIHSLRIKLERVGHALWIWYQAPSASPYALSPGAVGNTWKKLREVTWFFYGVEDKFVHVGVYASRPMNISRGETMWDAMHGLSLDGSSATTASGLVVEFEDLEIF from the coding sequence ATGCCACCCGAAGGCTCATCCTTCACCACTCTCAATCTGCCCCCGGAATTCTCCCTGCCACAATGCATGGAGTACTTCACGCTGTCGGCGGGCCCGAACACGGATCTCTGGCGCAAGCCACCAAACGGCGATACATCTACCGCGCCCATCGTCTTCACATCCCTCCGGCATCCATTCGTCGTGGCCGAAGTCACCGTCAGCGCCGACTGGGAAATGGAATGGCACCAAGGCGGACTGGTGATATTCGCCGGCGCAGCGCCGCAGCCATTTTCCTCTAACTCAGTCCCTTCGGTAACATGCCGATCATCACCGCTCCCACCTTGCAAATGGGTCAAAGCGGGCATGGAGTTCTCCGGAGGCACAGTCAACGCATCTTCCGTCagtgccgccgccgacggcgcAGACTGGTGTCTATCCTCACTAGCCCAGCCAGCAGGTGGGATGGGTATTCATTCACTACGTATCAAACTCGAGCGGGTCGGCCATgcgctctggatctggtatCAGGCTCCCTCGGCATCACCGTACGCGCTCTCTCCCGGGGCGGTGGGTAACACGTGGAAGAAACTGCGCGAAGTGACCTGGTTCTTCTATGGAGTGGAGGACAAGTTCGTGCATGTTGGTGTCTATGCCAGTCGACCGATGAATATCTCTCGCGGAGAGACGATGTGGGATGCGATGCATGGGTTATCGCTAGATGGGTCTTCGGCTACGACGGCGAGTGGATTGGTTGTGGAGTTTGAGGACTTGGAGATTTTCTAG
- a CDS encoding uncharacterized protein (ID:PFLUO_007487-T1.cds;~source:funannotate): MATSRVFASRLATTMAQSAKVARPAGRFQLNTAAKRTFTSQKKAPVAAFQTPKRVSSPTLLQANARQVFAQHAARRQYSSEVASAMVEVSKNLGMGSAAIGLGGAGIGIGLVFAALLMSVSRNPALRGQLFSYAILGFAFVEAMGLFDLMVAMMCKYV; the protein is encoded by the coding sequence ATGGCCACCTCTCGTGTCTTCGCCTCTCGCctggccaccaccatggcccagAGCGCCAAGGTCGCCCGTCCCGCCGGCCGCTTCCAGCTGAACACTGCCGCCAAGCGCACCTTCACCtcccagaagaaggccccTGTCGCTGCTTTCCAGACCCCCAAGCGTGTGTCCTCGCCCACTCTCCTCCAGGCCAACGCCCGCCAGGTGTTCGCCCAGCACGCCGCTCGCCGCCAGTACTCTTCTGAGGTCGCCTCCGCCATGGTCGAGGTCTCCAAGAACCTGGGCATGGGTTCCGCCGCCATCGGTCTCGGTGGTGCCGGTATCGGTATCGgtctcgtcttcgccgctcTGCTCATGAGTGTTTCCCGCAACCCTGCTCTCCgcggccagctcttctcctACGCCATTCTGGGCTTCGCCTTCGTCGAGGCCATGGGTCTGTTCGACCTGATGGTTGCCATGATGTGCAAGTACGTCTAA